From the endosymbiont of Bathymodiolus septemdierum str. Myojin knoll genome, one window contains:
- a CDS encoding TRAP transporter small permease subunit, producing the protein MRKIYTQWLERLTVGLLLLTIANVFIDVWLRYGFNNSSIALQEMEWHVFSSMFLLGIAYTLQTDAHVRVDIFYAKFTAKKQAIINLIGFVIFILPISLLISYYGIDFAYSAYAINEQSGDPGGLTHRFVIKSVIPLSFILVIISGGLFAKDNVEVLKQ; encoded by the coding sequence TTGCGTAAAATATATACCCAATGGTTAGAAAGGCTGACTGTTGGGCTGTTGTTATTGACAATTGCCAATGTCTTTATTGATGTTTGGCTTCGTTACGGTTTTAATAACTCGTCCATTGCCCTGCAAGAAATGGAATGGCATGTATTTTCATCTATGTTCTTATTGGGTATTGCCTACACCTTGCAGACGGATGCACATGTTAGGGTAGATATTTTCTATGCAAAATTTACCGCGAAAAAGCAGGCAATCATCAATCTAATCGGCTTTGTAATTTTCATCTTGCCAATCAGTTTGCTAATCAGCTATTATGGTATTGACTTCGCTTATTCGGCATACGCAATTAATGAGCAAAGTGGCGACCCTGGCGGCTTAACCCATCGATTTGTCATTAAAAGTGTCATTCCACTCAGTTTTATTTTGGTCATTATTTCTGGCGGATTATTTGCTAAAGATAATGTTGAGGTGCTAAAACAATGA
- the glcF gene encoding glycolate oxidase subunit GlcF — MQTIDIKNLKANDIIRKCVHCGFCLATCPTYQLLGNELDSPRGRIYLIKSALENNDTSVNSLQHLDRCLTCRSCETTCPSGVEYGQLIDIGRALVEEKRPLWQKVYRSTVRQFLTTPALFNSVGFLLRHSKIQTPVIEPKTSKNKVLLLGGCVQPTLAPNINHSIKNILTKLGYEITETPQKECCGAIDQHLNAHEKALKKIKINIDTWLLSDAETIISSASGCGLMVKDYPTLFDASDPYQQKAQQIANKTQDIAEFLIDKDLSQLNLQSANLSYHEPCTLQHGQQLGGLVSALLKKLGYHATPVKDAHLCCGSAGTYSIFQPKLANQLKANKLKNLQANNPDLIVTANIGCLMHLQKGTKIPVKHWVELLDANLSEETTALT; from the coding sequence ATGCAAACTATTGACATTAAAAACCTAAAAGCCAACGACATCATTCGCAAATGCGTGCATTGTGGATTTTGTTTGGCGACTTGCCCAACTTATCAACTGTTGGGTAATGAGCTAGACTCACCGCGTGGGCGCATTTATTTGATTAAATCGGCTTTAGAGAATAATGATACTTCTGTCAACAGCCTGCAACATTTAGACCGATGTTTAACTTGTCGTTCGTGTGAAACCACTTGCCCATCGGGGGTGGAATATGGGCAGTTGATAGATATTGGCAGGGCGCTTGTTGAGGAAAAACGACCACTATGGCAAAAGGTATATCGCTCTACTGTGCGACAGTTTTTAACCACGCCAGCGTTGTTTAATAGCGTTGGATTTTTGTTGCGCCATTCTAAAATTCAAACGCCCGTTATTGAGCCGAAAACTTCTAAAAATAAAGTTTTATTATTAGGTGGTTGCGTGCAGCCCACTTTGGCACCAAATATCAATCATAGTATTAAAAATATCCTAACAAAATTAGGTTATGAAATAACAGAAACCCCGCAAAAAGAATGCTGTGGTGCTATTGACCAACACCTAAATGCACATGAGAAAGCCCTCAAAAAAATAAAAATCAATATTGATACTTGGTTATTGTCAGACGCAGAAACCATCATTTCCAGTGCCAGTGGTTGTGGTTTAATGGTTAAAGACTATCCAACTTTATTCGACGCCTCAGACCCATATCAGCAAAAAGCGCAACAAATTGCCAACAAAACCCAAGACATTGCTGAATTTTTAATTGACAAAGACCTGTCTCAACTTAACTTGCAATCCGCTAACCTTTCATACCATGAACCTTGTACGCTACAACACGGGCAACAATTGGGCGGTTTGGTCAGCGCACTACTCAAAAAATTAGGCTATCACGCCACCCCTGTCAAAGACGCACACCTGTGTTGTGGATCTGCTGGCACCTACTCAATATTTCAGCCTAAACTTGCGAATCAACTAAAAGCCAATAAGCTCAAAAATCTACAAGCCAACAATCCAGACCTTATTGTTACCGCAAACATCGGTTGCTTGATGCATTTGCAAAAGGGCACAAAAATCCCTGTGAAACACTGGGTTGAATTATTAGATGCAAATCTCTCTGAGGAGACCACTGCATTAACCTAG
- a CDS encoding TRAP transporter large permease yields the protein MIGLIMFAVTLLLLMVGFPVAFTFAGVAVIFGTLSEGIDLFGFMPYRIMSVMENTILMAVPLFIFMGIVLQKTRLAEQLLEAMGDLFGNIRGGLAVSTILVGSLLAASTGVVGASVIAMGVISLPVMLKHNYKKTLSTGVICASGTLGQIIPPSIVLIILADVLGVPVGDLFRSAVMPSLVLVGSYIVYVLAIAYWDKDAAPATLSRNPSAGKYWRVAKAIVPPISLIIAVLGSIFSGIATPTESASIGAVGALLLALIYRRLNWDIVYQSSLETVKITSMVFAILVGATAFSMVFTYSGGDILVEEFIHGLPAKEMSFILISMAVILILGFFIDFVEISLIIVPIFYPIALSLGIDMQWFAILIAMNLQASFLTPPFGFSLFYLKGVAPKSIQTTDIYKGVMPFIIIQVTVLLSLILFPQWYGFSGF from the coding sequence ATGATTGGCTTGATTATGTTTGCCGTCACCTTGCTATTATTAATGGTCGGCTTCCCCGTCGCTTTTACTTTTGCAGGTGTTGCTGTTATTTTTGGCACGCTTAGCGAGGGTATTGATTTATTCGGCTTTATGCCGTATCGTATTATGAGCGTCATGGAAAATACTATTTTAATGGCAGTTCCATTATTCATTTTCATGGGCATCGTACTACAAAAAACCCGACTGGCAGAGCAACTGCTTGAGGCGATGGGCGATTTATTCGGCAACATTCGCGGTGGTTTAGCCGTTTCCACTATTCTAGTCGGCTCGCTACTCGCCGCTTCCACAGGCGTCGTTGGTGCTAGCGTCATTGCCATGGGTGTGATTTCCCTGCCTGTAATGCTCAAACACAACTACAAAAAGACACTTTCCACGGGGGTTATCTGCGCTTCAGGTACCTTGGGGCAAATCATTCCACCCTCCATTGTTCTTATTATCTTAGCCGATGTACTTGGCGTACCCGTCGGCGATTTATTCCGCAGTGCTGTGATGCCATCCTTGGTCTTAGTCGGTAGTTATATCGTCTATGTACTGGCAATTGCCTATTGGGATAAAGACGCTGCACCTGCCACCCTAAGCCGTAACCCAAGTGCAGGTAAGTATTGGCGGGTTGCCAAAGCTATTGTGCCGCCCATCAGTCTCATTATTGCGGTACTCGGCTCAATTTTCTCAGGCATTGCCACCCCAACAGAATCTGCTTCAATTGGTGCTGTCGGTGCCTTATTATTGGCACTAATCTACCGCCGATTAAATTGGGATATCGTCTATCAATCCAGTCTTGAAACTGTTAAAATCACCTCTATGGTATTTGCCATTTTAGTCGGTGCCACCGCCTTTTCAATGGTATTCACTTACAGCGGTGGCGATATCTTGGTAGAGGAATTTATTCACGGTCTACCCGCCAAAGAAATGAGTTTTATTCTTATCTCAATGGCTGTCATTCTTATCCTTGGCTTCTTCATTGACTTCGTAGAAATCTCCCTTATCATCGTCCCAATATTCTATCCAATCGCCCTCTCCCTCGGCATCGATATGCAATGGTTCGCCATCCTTATCGCTATGAATCTACAAGCTTCATTCTTAACGCCGCCCTTTGGATTTAGCCTTTTTTACCTTAAAGGTGTCGCCCCAAAATCCATCCAAACCACTGATATTTACAAAGGTGTTATGCCCTTTATTATCATTCAAGTTACCGTGTTATTGAGTTTAATACTATTTCCGCAATGGTATGGGTTTAGTGGGTTTTAG
- the rhuM gene encoding virulence RhuM family protein: MKTTPLIIYQTEDGKVKIETHFENESVWLTQQQIAVLFDKDRSVITKHIGNIFSDGELGQKSNVQNLHIANSDKSVKFYNLDVIISVGYRVKSRQGVHFRKWATALIKEYLIKGFAINDDLLKEVGGGNYFDELLARIRDIRSSEKVFWRKVLDVYATSIDYDSKTEQSIKVFKTIQNKMHWASHGETAAETVYKRVDSSKKNIGLTNFKGEIPSKREAEIAKNYLAKDELDILNRMVTAFLEIAEIQALDRTPMYMADWIKQLDAFLKMTNKDILQHSGTISHQQAIEKAHREYGIYKEKTNNRITQVEKDFIKQLEGKVKDLK, from the coding sequence ATGAAGACTACCCCACTCATCATCTACCAAACCGAAGATGGAAAAGTCAAAATCGAAACGCATTTTGAAAATGAAAGCGTTTGGCTTACTCAGCAACAAATAGCAGTGCTTTTCGATAAAGATAGGAGTGTTATCACCAAGCATATTGGCAATATTTTTAGTGATGGAGAGTTGGGACAAAAAAGCAATGTGCAAAATTTGCACATTGCAAATTCGGATAAATCTGTTAAGTTTTACAATCTTGATGTGATTATTTCAGTGGGTTATAGAGTCAAATCTCGTCAAGGAGTGCATTTTAGAAAATGGGCGACGGCACTTATCAAAGAGTATTTGATAAAGGGCTTTGCAATCAACGATGACCTGTTAAAAGAAGTTGGCGGTGGAAACTATTTTGATGAATTATTGGCTCGTATTCGTGATATTCGTTCGTCGGAAAAGGTATTTTGGCGTAAGGTTTTAGATGTTTATGCCACAAGTATTGATTACGATTCCAAAACAGAACAATCTATCAAGGTGTTTAAAACCATACAAAATAAAATGCACTGGGCAAGTCACGGGGAAACAGCGGCTGAAACGGTCTATAAACGAGTAGATTCGTCAAAAAAAAATATAGGATTAACCAATTTCAAAGGCGAAATACCGTCAAAGAGGGAGGCTGAAATTGCTAAAAATTATCTTGCAAAAGACGAGTTAGATATTTTGAACCGAATGGTAACGGCATTTTTGGAAATTGCAGAAATACAAGCCTTAGACCGCACACCAATGTATATGGCTGATTGGATTAAGCAGTTGGATGCTTTTTTGAAAATGACCAATAAGGATATTTTGCAACATTCTGGGACTATTAGTCATCAACAAGCCATTGAAAAAGCACATCGTGAATATGGAATTTACAAAGAGAAAACAAACAATAGAATCACACAAGTTGAAAAAGATTTTATTAAACAACTTGAGGGAAAAGTTAAAGACTTGAAGTAA